The genomic window CAGAACAATCTCATGGCGCTATTTTGACATTAAGCCATAGCCGTAATGATCAGGGATATCAATATGGTAGTTTACTTTTTGGTAAAACACATCATGTTGATGGATTAATGGCCTTAAGCAGACGAAAAAAAGGATCCTCACGTTTAAGTGATAGCTCAATACCCTATAATAAGGAGGATATCCACAACCTACTCGCTAAAGGTAACTGGATGATTACTCCGTCATATATGATTTCAGCTCAATTACGCTATTATCAAAATGATGGAATACAGCTAAAAAATCCAGAAGTTGTCGAACCCAGCAAGTACAAAAATAGCCGTTATGATCGTAATACTAGCCAATATGATATCCAATTAACGCAGAAAATTTATCCTCTTCAAGCAGAAAATTGGCTTATAGATTGGGATCTTTACTACAGTAAGGTGACAATCGAACAAAAACCCATTGATGAGATAAAACGCTCGCTCTTTAGCATTAGTAAGCATGATGAGGAAAAACGCTCGCTCATTAGCAAAGGAAGCAAGATAACTAACTATTTTATCTGGGATCATGATCAATTTGCTACTCACCATTTCAACATTGGTAGCGAATTTAATCAGCAGCAGCAGCAGGCTAATGAACAAGCAGATTTCTTTCCACCAGCAACATTACGTAATATCGCTGTCTGGTTAGAGGACGAAATCCGATTAAACACCTTGCCAATCACATTTTCTATCGGTACTCGTTACTCTAACTATAGAAATGATAGTGATAGATACGATAGCAATCAGGATTCTCAATGGACATCGCGTGGCGCAGTTAGTTTTACCCCAACACACTGGTTGGAACTTTTTAGTTCTTATGCAGAAGGTTACAGAACACCTAGCTTAAATGAAATTTATAATGATTCCAAACACTTCGCGCGGAATTACTTCAAACCAAACCCGAATTTACAACCTGAACGAAATCAGACAATTGAATACGGAGTAAGTTTACGGTTTGATAATAAGTTACTAACTAATGACCGTTTACAATGGCGAGCAGCTGTTTTTGATACTAAAGCAACTAATTACATCAAGACTGAAGTCTATGGCATTATTCCACCGTTAGGAAAAACAATAAGCATTAATACACCATCTGTGGTTATTCATGGTATCGACAGTAGTCTTAACTATACCACTCCTTAGTTTAATGCTGCGCTCGCTTACAATCGCACTCATGCTAAAGATACGATAACAGGCATGAGCATTTCATCAATTCGTCCAGAAAGTTTAACCGCTTCATTGGATATACCGCTGGCTAATAGCGGTTTTTTCTTAGGTTGGGTTGGACAATTTGCCGCAAAAACCAATCGTTCCGGCGATCGTAAAACCGGTAAAGATAAATATTCGCAACCTATTATACAACAAGCGGGGTATGGTGTTAATGATGTTTATATCCGTTATCAAGGTGATGGTAAGTTATCAGGCATAGATACCACCCTATCATTAACCAATGCCTTTAATAAGACATATAGCTCATCATTAGGTGTTCCACAAGAAGGCAGGAATATACATTTTAAAATAAATTATCGCTGGTAATTATTTTTATTATGTCTACTTCTAAGTCATGAGTAATTGATTACTTATTTTACTCATGACAATTAATTTTTATCGCACTCTCTCGCTTTATCCGATCAAAATCTTGTCATAAATAGGTTATTTAGCGCAAAAAACAAACAAAACAGCAAAAATCAGACAATCTACAGCAACAAGGGGTTTATAGAGCCAAAGATTTCTATTTAAGCTATTAGTGCTAGCAAACAGGATTTTAGGTTAACAGACAAGTGAGAAGCAATAATTTATGCCGATGTTTAGCATCAGGCATAGCAGGTTAATGATAGTAATAAATATATGGATCAACACTATATACATAATAAGGAAATGACAGTATGAACGATTCACTTTATAACCGTTACCAGCAAGCAAAACAACAAAATAACCTACAATCGATTGCAGAATCGGCAAACTATTTAAATGTTACAGAAGCAGAATTGATCTATGCATGTGTTAATGCGGATGATGCTAAACGGTTAAATGTAGACATAACACTATTATTACCTGAACTGGCGAATTTAGGGGAAATAAAAGCGATTACCGCTAATAAATATGCTACTCACATCCATATTGGTGAATTTAAAAATGTTCGTTTAAACAACCAGACAGGTATCGTACTTAATCCCAGAGAGCTTGATTTGCGTATATTTCTTGAACACTGGGCAATCAGCTTTGCCTTGACTGAGACATCTTCCGATAATTTACAACACAGTATTCAGTTTTTTGATAACCATGGTAATGCCGTACATAAGATCTATGCTACTGAAAAAACCAATATGGCGGTTTGGTATAAGTTGATTAAACAATATCAGATGACCTCAAATCCAGCATTAAATTTGCGTCCTACTACTGTCCATCCACAACCACCACAAATTAATCAAGCGGTAAAAAAACAACTAGAAACCGATTGGCGTAACATGACAAATGTTCATCAATTTTTTCAACTATTGCAAAAATATAATGTTAAACGACAACAAATCTTCGACGCGGTCAGCGACGAACTTGCTTATCAAGTTGATAATCATGCTCTCTACCAAATTCTACATAGCGCCTTTAATCAGCAAAATGAAATTATGATCTTTGTCGGCAGCCTTGGATGCATGCAAATATTTACCGGATGCATTCAAAAACTAGCCGCTTATCATGACAAACAAAGTGCACTACAAAAAATTAATGTTTTAAATCCAAAATTCTCACTCAATGTAATTGAAACTGGTATTGCTAAAAGTTGGGTAACACGTAAACCAACCAAGGATGGTATAGTCACCAGCCTGGAAATTTTTGATAATCATGGCGATCATATCATTCAATTATTTGGTCAACGTACGGAAGGAGAACATGAACAATTAGATTGGCAGAAGCAAATTTCAACCTTAACTAAAATATAATATCAGGAGTTAAACATAATATGAAATTATGGCTTCTCTCAATCATCATCTCTTTACTCATTCCTTGTTCTCAAGCGAGTGAACGCATTATCACGCTCGGTGGGGATATTACTGAAATTATCTTTGCCCTTAATGAAGGAAAACAGGTTATTGCTCGCGATAGTAGCAGTCGTCAACCAGACTCGGTATTAAAGCTCCCTGACGTCGGTTATATGCGTATGTTAAATGCGGAAGGCATTTTATCGCTATACCCAACTTTGATCTTAGCAAGTGAACAGGCAAAACCCGATTTCGCTCTAAAACAAATTCAACAAACAGGTGTTAAGATAATAAAAGTGACAGGAGCCCCTACTCTGGCAGCCATACCAGAAAAAATTCGTACCATTGCTAATGCTATAGAACAACCTCAAAAAGGAGAAGCGCTCATCAATAAACTTAATGAGCAATTGTCATTAATTAATACGACTCCTCTACAACAAAAAATCATTTTCATATTCAGCCATAATGGCACTGTGCCTCTTGTCGCCGGTCAACGCACTGCAGCAGATAGTATTATTTCAACGGTCGGTGCCCAAAATGCATTACAAGGTTTTAACGGTTATCTGCCACTCTCTCAAGAAGCAATTATTGCCAGTCAACCCGATTGGATTTTAATTACCATTGAAGGGATTCGTTCCTTGGGGGGGATAGAAAAAATCTGGCAATTACCTGGTATTAATATGACACCTGCCGAAAAAAACAAAGCATTACTAGTGGTTAATGATTTAGGGCTACTCGGATTTGGACTATCAACGCCGAGCGTTATGAAACAAATACGCGATGCTTTGGAAAAAACCAATAAATGATGAAACAATTCGCTTATCCAAAATTGAGATTATTCATTTTATTTTGCATTGTTATTTTAATTGCCTTACTGGCGGCAAATGTAGGTGCTATGTCTCTGTCATTTAACACACTTTGGCAATTACCCTTAACAGATAATCATTGGCAAATTTGGCTAACTATTCGCTTACCCCGTATTTTATTGGCATTATTAGTCGGCTGCGCATTAGCGGTTGCGGGTGCTATTATGCAAGGGTTATTTCGTAATCCATTAGCCGATCCGGGCTTACTTGGCATTAGTAGCGGAGCTGCCCTTAGCGTTGCGCTTTTTATTGTTCTTCCCTTGCCTATTTCTTCACTACTAAGTGATTATGGTTATCTGATCGCCGCTTTTGTTGGCGGCTTTATCGTTGCAATAGTTATTTTTTCATTAACCCACTATTCAAATGGTCAATTAACAAAATTACTTATGTCAGGCATAGCGATTAATACATTATGCGTATCTTTCATTGGCGTACTTAGCTACGTTAGCGATGACCAACAGTTACGCAGCTTGACATTATGGATGATGGGCTCCTTAAGTCAAAATAATGGTGCCATATTAGCAATTGCCGCTAGCATCATTTCACTAACCATGTTTATAGTCTTACAACAAAGTATGACACTTAATTTATTACAATTAGGCGATGAAGAAGCATATTATCTCGGCTTAAAAGTAAAAAAAAGCAAGTTTATCCTGTTAGTACTAAGCTCACTTTTAATTGGTTGTGCTGTAGCGCTAAGTGGAATAATTGGTTTTATTGGCTTAGTCGTGCCGCATCTGATTAGAATGACCTTTGGCGCTAATCATAAATGGTTATTACCGGCTTCCGCTTTGGCAGGCTCTGCTCTACTACTTGTCGCTGATACCATCGCGCGTACATTAGCCACACCAGCGGAAATTCCAGTAGGCTTAATTACTGGACTAATTGGTGCTCCTTATTTTCTCTATCTTATTTTAAAACAGTCACAAGGTTAGTGATAAAATTATGTGCCGTTCCTCTATACCTTTTATTGAAGCAAAGCGACTCTGCTATCGCGTAAATAGTCAAAATATTATTGATGATTTATCACTGTCACTTTATCACAACCAAATAAGTATTATTATCGGGCCTAATGGTGCTGGAAAATCGACTTTACTACGTTTATTAACCGGTTTTCTTACACCACATACGGGAGACTGTTTATTAGAAGGGAAATCGCTAGCAACTTGGGATATCAATAAATTATCGCGTAAACGCGCGGTAATGCACCAACAGCACCAACTCAACTTTCCCTTTAGTGTTGAAGAAATTGTGGCGATGGGACGAAGTCCTCATGCAAGTCATTGCTTCAATCAAGCTATCGAAAGTGCATTGATACAAACTGACTGCCTGGCATTACGCTATCGAAATTACCAACAACTATCCGGCGGAGAACAGCAACGTGTGCAATTAGCCCGTGTTATCGCCCAACTTTGGCATCCTGAGCCCAATAATAGCTACTTATTTTTGGATGAACCAACCTCAGCACTTGATCTCTATCATCAGCAACAAAGTTTACGCTTATTACATCGTTTAAATCGTCAACAATCTATTGGTGTTTGTTGCATATTGCATGATCTAAACCTGGCAGCATTATATGCAGATCGCATTTATTTACTGCATCAGGGTCAACTGGTTAGTGTCGGCACACCGCAACAAGTCATGACAGAAGAAAATTTACGCCGCTGGTACAGAGCTAATCTTTATGTGAAAATTCATCCAGACAAGAAGGTTCCGCAAATATTTTTACACCACTGACTAATGTATTTTGATCGATAATAGCCAGTTAAAGGGATAAATAGCAAATATGGATCATAATCAACTGAGTCTGCTGTTTTTCATTTTCAGACTCAGTTTGCAAGACAAATTAGTGAATAAAAAATTAATTAGTGCTAATCATTTTCCGCCAGTGATAACCATGTTTTCATCACCGTATCAGGATTAAGCGAAAGACTATCAATCCCTTCTTTCACTAACCATTGTGCAAAATCCTGATGATCAGAAGGACCTTGACCACAAATACCTACATACTTGCCTTGTTGTTTAGCGGCCTTTATTGCCATCGATATCAATGCCTTAACCGCTTCATTGCGCTCATCAAATAGCGAAGAGATAATAGCAGAATCACGATCTAGCCCGAGTGTTAATTGCGTCATATCATTTGAACCAATGGAGAATCCATCAAAATAGGCAAGAAATTGTTCTGCTAATAGGGCATTTGATGGGATTTCACACATCATGATAATTTTCAAACCATTCTCACCGCGTTTTAAGCCATGATGTGCTAACTCTTCAATAACAGCTTCAGCTTGAGCAACAGTTCTGAC from Arsenophonus sp. aPb includes these protein-coding regions:
- a CDS encoding iron ABC transporter permease, whose translation is MKQFAYPKLRLFILFCIVILIALLAANVGAMSLSFNTLWQLPLTDNHWQIWLTIRLPRILLALLVGCALAVAGAIMQGLFRNPLADPGLLGISSGAALSVALFIVLPLPISSLLSDYGYLIAAFVGGFIVAIVIFSLTHYSNGQLTKLLMSGIAINTLCVSFIGVLSYVSDDQQLRSLTLWMMGSLSQNNGAILAIAASIISLTMFIVLQQSMTLNLLQLGDEEAYYLGLKVKKSKFILLVLSSLLIGCAVALSGIIGFIGLVVPHLIRMTFGANHKWLLPASALAGSALLLVADTIARTLATPAEIPVGLITGLIGAPYFLYLILKQSQG
- a CDS encoding heme ABC transporter ATP-binding protein, which codes for MCRSSIPFIEAKRLCYRVNSQNIIDDLSLSLYHNQISIIIGPNGAGKSTLLRLLTGFLTPHTGDCLLEGKSLATWDINKLSRKRAVMHQQHQLNFPFSVEEIVAMGRSPHASHCFNQAIESALIQTDCLALRYRNYQQLSGGEQQRVQLARVIAQLWHPEPNNSYLFLDEPTSALDLYHQQQSLRLLHRLNRQQSIGVCCILHDLNLAALYADRIYLLHQGQLVSVGTPQQVMTEENLRRWYRANLYVKIHPDKKVPQIFLHH
- a CDS encoding hemin ABC transporter substrate-binding protein; amino-acid sequence: MKLWLLSIIISLLIPCSQASERIITLGGDITEIIFALNEGKQVIARDSSSRQPDSVLKLPDVGYMRMLNAEGILSLYPTLILASEQAKPDFALKQIQQTGVKIIKVTGAPTLAAIPEKIRTIANAIEQPQKGEALINKLNEQLSLINTTPLQQKIIFIFSHNGTVPLVAGQRTAADSIISTVGAQNALQGFNGYLPLSQEAIIASQPDWILITIEGIRSLGGIEKIWQLPGINMTPAEKNKALLVVNDLGLLGFGLSTPSVMKQIRDALEKTNK
- a CDS encoding ChuX/HutX family heme-like substrate-binding protein encodes the protein MNDSLYNRYQQAKQQNNLQSIAESANYLNVTEAELIYACVNADDAKRLNVDITLLLPELANLGEIKAITANKYATHIHIGEFKNVRLNNQTGIVLNPRELDLRIFLEHWAISFALTETSSDNLQHSIQFFDNHGNAVHKIYATEKTNMAVWYKLIKQYQMTSNPALNLRPTTVHPQPPQINQAVKKQLETDWRNMTNVHQFFQLLQKYNVKRQQIFDAVSDELAYQVDNHALYQILHSAFNQQNEIMIFVGSLGCMQIFTGCIQKLAAYHDKQSALQKINVLNPKFSLNVIETGIAKSWVTRKPTKDGIVTSLEIFDNHGDHIIQLFGQRTEGEHEQLDWQKQISTLTKI
- a CDS encoding TonB-dependent receptor → MDLKHKTALKSIDYIKCSLYSVPCIIGLIISQQSWSKSDDKTIIVYADEAMPYMSTTAKTYTVIDTSQPKYQYASDALDLLKKTPGLSLSGIGSTNGQTLNMRGYERSGVLITIDGIRQDIDAETITGTFLDPIYIKKIIAIQGSNSLQHGSGALGGTIALKTVNARDLLAPEQSHGAILTLSHSRNDQGYQYGSLLFGKTHHVDGLMALSRRKKGSSRLSDSSIPYNKEDIHNLLAKGNWMITPSYMISAQLRYYQNDGIQLKNPEVVEPSKYKNSRYDRNTSQYDIQLTQKIYPLQAENWLIDWDLYYSKVTIEQKPIDEIKRSLFSISKHDEEKRSLISKGSKITNYFIWDHDQFATHHFNIGSEFNQQQQQANEQADFFPPATLRNIAVWLEDEIRLNTLPITFSIGTRYSNYRNDSDRYDSNQDSQWTSRGAVSFTPTHWLELFSSYAEGYRTPSLNEIYNDSKHFARNYFKPNPNLQPERNQTIEYGVSLRFDNKLLTNDRLQWRAAVFDTKATNYIKTEVYGIIPPLGKTISINTPSVVIHGIDSSLNYTTP